One genomic region from Zalophus californianus isolate mZalCal1 chromosome 2, mZalCal1.pri.v2, whole genome shotgun sequence encodes:
- the LOC113925171 gene encoding transcription initiation factor IIA subunit 2-like has product MAYQLYRNTTLGNSLQESLDELIQSQQITPQLALQVLLQFDKAINSALVQRVRNRVNFRRSLNTYRFCDNVWTFVLNDVEFREVTELIKVDKVKIVACDGKNTGSNTTD; this is encoded by the coding sequence ATGGCATATCAGTTATACAGAAacaccactttgggaaacagtctcCAGGAGAGCCTTGATGAGCTCATACAGTCTCAACAGATCACCCCCCAACTTGCCCTTCAAGTTCTACTTCAGTTTGATAAAGCTATAAATTCAGCATTGGTGCAGAGGGTCAGGAACAGAGTCAATTTCAGGCGCTCTCTAAATACATACAGATTCTGCGATAACGTGTGGACTTTTGTTTTGAATGATGTTGAATTCAGAGAGGTGACAGAACTTATTAAAGTGGATAAAGTGAAAATTGTAGCCTGTGATGGTAAAAATACTGGCTCCAATACTACAGActga